A stretch of the Thiocystis violascens DSM 198 genome encodes the following:
- a CDS encoding AmpG family muropeptide MFS transporter produces MTQPATAYHSWRESLVSLRHPRVISMLFLGFSAGIPLLLIFSSLSLWLREAGIERNAVTFFSWAALAFSFKFVWAPLIDRLPVPFLTRWFGRRRAWLLVAQTSIIAAILFMALTDPSTGADSLTRMALAAVLLGFSAATQDIVIDAYRIESAAPRLQALMSSTYIAGYRIGMVVAGAGALYLADLFGSDAGAYNYGAWRMTYFVMASTMLVGLITTLTIREPETDRSADLHYAPTDYLRLLAVFAVTAATFAMVFFLGDAPFTGLKTAAGGGVLTGFLLEMLHFALAVSAGVLIGWMLVKLGAINRVMARETWVEPALDFFRRYGLKTALLLLALIGLYRISDIVLGVISNVFYQDLGFTKSQIATAVKTFGVFVSIAGGLLGGLLATRYGVMRILMVGAILSSAAQLIFIALANAGANLVLLYIAVGADNLVAGLASAAFVAFLSSLTSVSFTAVQYAIFSSLMTLLPKLLGGYSGTIVNGIGYPGFFIFTSLIGIPVIGLVWLAGKRLAIADRARMASGAKN; encoded by the coding sequence ATGACTCAGCCCGCCACCGCCTACCATTCCTGGCGCGAATCGCTTGTCTCGCTGCGTCATCCCCGCGTGATCTCCATGCTCTTTCTCGGTTTCTCGGCCGGGATTCCGCTGCTTCTGATCTTTTCCTCGCTCTCGCTGTGGCTGCGCGAGGCCGGCATCGAGCGCAACGCGGTGACCTTTTTCAGTTGGGCGGCGCTGGCCTTCTCGTTCAAGTTCGTCTGGGCGCCCCTGATCGACCGCCTGCCGGTGCCTTTTCTCACCCGCTGGTTCGGTCGGCGCCGTGCCTGGCTGCTGGTTGCGCAGACATCCATCATCGCCGCCATCCTGTTCATGGCCCTGACGGATCCCTCGACGGGTGCCGATAGCCTGACGCGGATGGCGCTGGCCGCCGTGCTGCTCGGCTTTTCGGCGGCGACCCAGGATATCGTGATCGATGCCTACCGGATCGAATCCGCCGCGCCGCGACTCCAGGCGCTGATGTCGTCCACCTATATCGCCGGTTATCGCATCGGTATGGTGGTGGCGGGTGCCGGCGCGCTCTATCTGGCGGATCTCTTCGGGTCGGATGCCGGCGCCTACAACTACGGGGCGTGGCGGATGACCTATTTCGTCATGGCGAGCACCATGCTGGTCGGGCTGATCACGACCCTGACGATCCGCGAACCCGAAACCGACCGTTCCGCCGACCTTCACTACGCCCCCACGGATTATCTGCGTCTGCTGGCGGTCTTCGCCGTCACGGCCGCGACCTTCGCGATGGTCTTTTTTCTGGGCGACGCGCCTTTTACCGGCTTGAAGACGGCTGCGGGCGGCGGGGTTCTGACCGGCTTTCTGCTGGAGATGCTGCATTTCGCGCTGGCGGTGAGCGCGGGCGTCCTGATCGGCTGGATGCTGGTGAAACTGGGCGCCATCAACCGGGTCATGGCGCGCGAGACCTGGGTCGAGCCCGCGCTGGATTTCTTCCGTCGCTATGGCCTGAAAACCGCGCTCCTGCTGCTGGCCCTGATCGGGCTTTATCGCATCTCGGATATCGTGCTCGGGGTCATTTCCAACGTCTTCTATCAGGATCTGGGATTCACCAAGTCCCAAATCGCCACCGCGGTCAAAACCTTTGGCGTCTTCGTCAGCATCGCCGGCGGACTGCTCGGCGGATTGCTGGCGACCCGCTACGGCGTGATGCGCATCCTGATGGTCGGCGCCATTCTGTCGTCAGCGGCGCAGCTCATCTTTATCGCGCTGGCGAATGCCGGCGCCAATCTGGTGCTGCTGTATATCGCGGTGGGTGCGGACAATCTGGTCGCCGGGCTGGCGAGCGCCGCCTTTGTCGCCTTCCTGTCGAGCCTGACCAGCGTCTCCTTCACCGCCGTGCAATACGCCATTTTCAGCTCGCTCATGACCCTGCTGCCCAAACTGCTGGGCGGCTACTCGGGCACCATCGTCAACGGCATCGGCTATCCGGGGTTCTTTATCTTCACCAGTCTGATCGGTATCCCGGTCATCGGTCTGGTCTGGCTGGCGGGCAAACGCCTGGCGATCGCCGACCGGGCGCGGATGGCGAGCGGTGCGAAAAACTGA
- a CDS encoding sulfur globule family protein encodes MMKAMKIAGLAAVVGLASASFTASAWWGGPGGYGNDGRGYGNGMMDNMGDMFGDGTGDFNMNMSGSGRSQGRGYGRGYGRGDGYGSGYGAPYGYGAPYGYGGPGYGAPGYGAPYGYGAPYGAMPPQMPVQPPQAAPAQ; translated from the coding sequence ATGATGAAAGCCATGAAAATTGCCGGTCTTGCAGCGGTCGTCGGTCTGGCCAGCGCCTCCTTTACCGCGAGCGCCTGGTGGGGCGGCCCCGGTGGCTACGGGAACGACGGCCGTGGTTACGGCAACGGCATGATGGACAACATGGGCGACATGTTCGGTGACGGCACCGGCGACTTCAACATGAACATGAGCGGCAGCGGTCGCAGTCAGGGTCGTGGCTACGGTCGCGGCTATGGCCGTGGCGATGGTTATGGCAGCGGTTATGGCGCGCCTTATGGTTACGGCGCTCCCTATGGCTACGGCGGCCCAGGCTATGGCGCTCCTGGCTATGGTGCTCCCTATGGCTACGGCGCGCCCTACGGCGCCATGCCTCCGCAGATGCCTGTTCAGCCTCCCCAGGCCGCGCCAGCTCAATAA